Proteins from a genomic interval of ANME-2 cluster archaeon:
- a CDS encoding photosystem reaction center subunit H — protein sequence MRAEISTLFGLNVYTDKGVYIGKVNDVILDPNESKITGLAVRKINDKLFNVEGNKGIILPYRWVIAVADVILIKQMVHRLKKSKEEEEEESD from the coding sequence ATGCGCGCGGAAATATCTACATTGTTCGGATTAAACGTTTACACTGATAAGGGCGTTTATATTGGTAAAGTCAATGATGTCATCCTCGATCCCAATGAATCCAAGATAACGGGATTGGCAGTGAGAAAAATAAATGATAAGTTGTTCAATGTTGAAGGCAATAAGGGCATAATCCTGCCTTATCGCTGGGTAATTGCAGTAGCTGATGTTATTCTTATAAAACAGATGGTTCACCGGTTAAAAAAGTCTAAAGAGGAAGAGGAAGAAGAATCTGATTAA
- a CDS encoding YkgJ family cysteine cluster protein, with the protein MIKLTPKPIESTIIQKKQELRGVIDYPDKTLSSIIREIGFKCDLCGKCCTAEFNDHVFLLDTDTARIKQIAPDALIPAPYYEFCDRKGRFYVSGYALKSRPDGSCIFLEQGRCSIYSQRLTICRIYPYMLYREADEDGNMDWRQISGLNEHGCYHTDIEERQCRQIAEVTKGYEIACLKQEIGFLEAVDAHFGKNRLRHVQGIYDKQMRHFQHGGEIEVLVYYDGGFEKNLIRISDYVSGSVSFAIG; encoded by the coding sequence GTGATCAAATTAACTCCCAAACCAATTGAATCCACCATAATACAAAAAAAGCAAGAACTCCGGGGTGTCATTGATTATCCGGATAAAACACTTAGCAGCATTATCAGGGAAATTGGATTTAAATGCGACCTGTGTGGTAAATGCTGTACAGCAGAATTCAATGACCATGTATTCCTGCTGGATACTGATACCGCCCGGATAAAGCAGATAGCACCGGACGCCCTCATCCCTGCACCGTACTATGAGTTCTGTGACAGGAAGGGAAGGTTCTATGTGTCGGGCTATGCCCTCAAGAGCAGGCCGGATGGTTCATGCATTTTCCTGGAACAGGGACGGTGCAGTATCTACAGCCAGCGTCTTACTATTTGCCGGATATATCCGTATATGCTTTACAGGGAGGCAGATGAAGATGGAAATATGGACTGGCGGCAGATAAGCGGTTTGAACGAGCACGGGTGCTACCATACAGATATTGAGGAAAGACAGTGCCGCCAGATCGCAGAGGTGACTAAGGGATATGAGATTGCCTGTCTGAAACAGGAGATAGGGTTCCTGGAGGCAGTAGATGCCCACTTTGGGAAGAACAGGCTCAGGCACGTACAGGGAATCTACGACAAACAGATGAGGCATTTTCAGCATGGCGGTGAGATAGAGGTCTTGGTGTATTATGACGGGGGGTTCGAGAAGAACTTGATACGAATAAGCGATTATGTATCGGGCAGTGTATCATTTGCCATCGGTTAA
- a CDS encoding peptidylprolyl isomerase, with protein sequence MKKAIIETDKGNIVLELFENDAPNTVANFVKLINKGYYNGLKFHRVIPNFMVQGGCPVGNGTGGPGYAIKCEINPKKHLTGTLSMAHAGKDTGGSQFFITHSPQPHLDGVHTVFGQVIEGMDVVNAIRQGDVMKQVKVVEE encoded by the coding sequence ATGAAAAAAGCAATTATTGAAACCGATAAAGGTAATATTGTACTGGAACTGTTCGAAAATGATGCCCCCAACACAGTGGCGAATTTTGTCAAACTGATAAACAAGGGATACTATAACGGTCTCAAATTCCACAGGGTCATCCCGAATTTCATGGTACAGGGCGGCTGTCCCGTAGGTAACGGCACAGGCGGGCCTGGATATGCCATAAAATGCGAGATAAATCCCAAAAAACACCTTACAGGTACACTCTCTATGGCCCATGCAGGAAAGGATACAGGAGGAAGCCAGTTCTTTATCACCCACTCGCCCCAGCCCCATCTTGACGGTGTGCATACCGTATTCGGCCAGGTGATCGAAGGTATGGATGTAGTGAATGCTATACGCCAGGGCGACGTGATGAAACAGGTAAAGGTTGTTGAAGAGTAG
- a CDS encoding tRNA 5'-guanylyltransferase produces the protein MKDCEIFSQLKVPDTAIVRVDGRRFGKVLRKLNFSKPFDLRFANGMVESIELFSKKSAINPVLAYLFSDEISLLFMRNLPFNGRLEKVDSVIPSFISSALALNLGSPDPMSFDSRVCVIDSKNIIEYLIWRQEECWRNLVSSYAFYLLRDDGFSAKQAAERLKGLKSDDLHELAWGYGVNLSETPAWQRRGILVYKQKFEKDGQNLLTGEKTKAMRTQIVKDWEPPIFKTEEGSRMIENILQ, from the coding sequence ATGAAGGACTGTGAGATATTCTCGCAACTAAAGGTTCCGGACACGGCTATTGTGAGAGTCGATGGGAGAAGGTTTGGAAAGGTCCTTCGCAAATTAAATTTTAGCAAACCATTTGATCTTCGTTTCGCTAATGGAATGGTTGAATCCATTGAACTCTTTTCTAAAAAAAGTGCGATCAATCCTGTGTTAGCATATTTATTTTCAGATGAGATCAGCCTGCTATTTATGAGGAACCTTCCGTTCAATGGCAGGCTGGAGAAGGTCGATTCTGTTATTCCCAGCTTTATTTCTTCAGCACTTGCCTTGAACCTGGGCAGCCCCGATCCTATGTCTTTTGACTCAAGGGTTTGCGTAATAGATTCTAAAAATATAATTGAGTACCTGATCTGGCGTCAGGAGGAATGCTGGCGCAACCTGGTGAGTTCATATGCTTTTTACCTTTTAAGAGATGATGGTTTTTCAGCTAAACAAGCCGCAGAAAGGTTGAAAGGCCTGAAATCCGATGACCTGCATGAACTTGCCTGGGGTTATGGTGTTAACCTATCAGAAACTCCTGCATGGCAGCGCAGAGGTATATTGGTCTATAAACAGAAGTTTGAAAAGGATGGTCAAAATCTGTTGACTGGAGAAAAAACAAAAGCCATGAGAACCCAGATAGTAAAGGACTGGGAGCCTCCGATATTCAAGACAGAAGAAGGATCCCGGATGATAGAGAATATCCTCCAATAA
- a CDS encoding DUF166 domain-containing protein has translation MQICILYSGEFGKKVVGNLVNLSNFCTACGDLCDKCRAGRMSFADMVYEIHELPADLPDFIEDPADLFPKIGHCDLIIALGIHPDLLADIPAIAESTNTRAVIVPVEEPGWAPPGLQKQIREKLESIGVECEFPKPFCSLTLTGKPVIDMFVKLGFGKPELKICLSEDGRFFTRVEVLRDAPCGSTWFVARKLKWSDTAGYKETISNAHHSYPCTASMDRDVQLEDTILHKGGYIIREAVEKGLH, from the coding sequence ATGCAGATCTGTATATTGTATTCCGGTGAGTTTGGAAAAAAGGTTGTTGGAAACCTGGTAAATCTCAGTAATTTCTGTACGGCCTGCGGCGATCTGTGTGATAAGTGTCGCGCAGGCAGGATGTCTTTTGCAGATATGGTGTATGAGATCCATGAACTTCCAGCAGACCTGCCTGATTTTATTGAAGATCCAGCAGATCTGTTTCCAAAGATCGGTCATTGTGACCTGATCATTGCTCTGGGTATCCACCCTGACCTGCTGGCTGATATCCCTGCAATAGCAGAATCAACAAATACCAGGGCAGTGATCGTTCCTGTGGAAGAGCCGGGCTGGGCACCACCAGGGCTTCAAAAACAGATACGTGAAAAACTTGAATCCATAGGTGTAGAATGTGAGTTCCCCAAGCCGTTCTGCTCATTAACACTGACAGGTAAGCCTGTGATCGATATGTTCGTAAAGCTTGGGTTTGGTAAACCTGAACTAAAGATATGTTTGAGTGAAGATGGCAGATTTTTTACCAGGGTAGAAGTACTCAGGGACGCTCCCTGTGGAAGCACCTGGTTTGTGGCAAGGAAATTAAAGTGGTCAGATACAGCAGGATATAAAGAAACAATTTCAAATGCCCATCACTCATATCCATGTACAGCCAGCATGGATAGGGATGTGCAACTGGAAGATACTATACTGCATAAAGGAGGATATATTATTCGGGAGGCTGTAGAGAAAGGACTTCATTAG
- a CDS encoding Lrp/AsnC family transcriptional regulator yields MDEKNLKIIDMLRENARIPVTEIASRLDVSESTIRKRIRTLEKNGVITQYTVVVDPSKLGYNSVSMVGIDVESTHLLDVAMRMTEFPEVKFVATSTGDHMIITEIWTNDSKELGRFITENIEKQEGVKRVSPTIILENWKVHSGYLLP; encoded by the coding sequence ATCGACGAAAAAAATCTAAAGATAATAGATATGCTGCGTGAGAATGCACGCATTCCAGTTACAGAAATTGCATCAAGGCTTGATGTTAGTGAATCAACTATACGAAAGCGTATCAGAACACTTGAAAAAAATGGCGTAATAACACAATACACTGTTGTTGTTGATCCTTCAAAACTCGGTTACAATTCGGTTTCTATGGTTGGTATAGATGTTGAATCAACACATCTTCTTGATGTCGCAATGCGAATGACCGAATTTCCTGAAGTGAAATTTGTTGCAACTTCAACTGGAGACCACATGATCATAACAGAGATCTGGACCAATGATAGCAAAGAACTTGGCAGGTTTATTACTGAGAACATTGAAAAACAGGAAGGCGTAAAGAGGGTATCTCCAACTATTATCCTGGAGAACTGGAAAGTGCATAGTGGATATCTACTGCCGTGA
- a CDS encoding NAD(P)/FAD-dependent oxidoreductase has protein sequence MADEKKTDLPEKGAVLQRDRETYAIAPDTPAGIVPPEILRKIADVAEKYNAAAIKITSAQRMVIVGLKEEDIDNAWKDLGMSPGAAIGLCVRSVKICPGTAFCKRAVSDSLSLGMALHETYHGMSLPAKFKMGASGCPNCCAESWVKDIGFIGFKDGFKVVVGGEAGRKPRIGTELTYAASIDDAMKVTQDIIDYYKANSKPKERLGEFIERIGFTEFSNGVLK, from the coding sequence ATGGCTGATGAAAAGAAAACAGATCTTCCTGAGAAAGGAGCAGTACTGCAAAGAGACAGGGAAACATATGCAATAGCACCTGATACGCCTGCCGGTATAGTACCGCCGGAAATTTTACGTAAGATCGCTGATGTCGCAGAAAAATATAATGCAGCAGCAATAAAGATCACAAGTGCACAGCGGATGGTGATCGTAGGCCTTAAAGAAGAAGATATTGATAATGCCTGGAAAGACCTTGGAATGAGCCCTGGTGCTGCGATAGGGCTGTGTGTTCGAAGTGTCAAAATATGTCCCGGAACTGCATTCTGTAAACGAGCTGTCTCAGATAGTTTGAGCCTTGGGATGGCACTGCATGAAACTTATCATGGTATGAGTCTGCCGGCCAAGTTCAAGATGGGAGCATCCGGATGTCCGAACTGCTGTGCTGAGTCGTGGGTAAAGGATATTGGGTTCATTGGTTTCAAGGATGGATTCAAAGTAGTAGTTGGTGGTGAAGCTGGCAGGAAGCCGAGAATTGGAACTGAACTGACTTATGCTGCATCGATAGATGATGCAATGAAAGTGACTCAGGATATCATTGACTACTATAAAGCGAATAGTAAGCCAAAAGAGCGTTTAGGTGAATTCATAGAACGCATAGGGTTTACTGAGTTTTCGAATGGTGTACTTAAATAG